In Terriglobales bacterium, the following are encoded in one genomic region:
- a CDS encoding SDR family oxidoreductase, whose amino-acid sequence MPDQKAAIITGASRGIGAGLVGAFLKQGYNVVATSRKISQQLTASTSLVLVDGDIGKPETAARVVESAIEDFGRIDVLVNNAGIFFAKPFTDFSAADFNNLVSTNLLGFLYITQLTVKQMLKQKSGSIVSITAALADQPIVGVNASVPMITKGGLNSIIRSLAIEYAKQGIRFNAVAPGVVDTPMHKDDPRDFLKTLQPMGKITDVKDVVDAVLYLAQAGQVT is encoded by the coding sequence ATGCCAGACCAGAAGGCAGCAATCATTACAGGAGCGTCGCGCGGAATCGGAGCCGGTTTAGTCGGGGCCTTCCTGAAACAGGGTTATAACGTCGTCGCGACCTCTCGCAAGATAAGTCAACAGTTGACCGCCTCGACCTCCCTGGTTCTCGTCGATGGCGATATTGGTAAGCCAGAGACTGCCGCCAGGGTCGTAGAATCAGCAATCGAGGACTTCGGAAGGATCGATGTTCTGGTGAATAACGCCGGAATCTTTTTCGCGAAGCCCTTCACGGATTTCTCCGCCGCGGACTTCAACAACTTGGTTTCAACAAACCTGCTGGGGTTCCTCTACATCACTCAGCTAACTGTGAAACAGATGCTGAAGCAGAAATCAGGGAGCATCGTCAGCATCACCGCGGCGCTTGCCGATCAGCCGATCGTTGGCGTAAATGCCTCGGTCCCAATGATCACTAAAGGGGGCTTGAATTCAATCATCCGGAGTCTCGCGATTGAGTATGCAAAACAAGGTATCCGCTTCAACGCCGTTGCCCCAGGCGTGGTGGATACGCCAATGCACAAGGATGATCCCAGGGACTTTCTTAAGACATTGCAGCCAATGGGAAAAATCACGGACGTAAAAGACGTTGTCGACGCTGTTCTCTACCTCGCCCAGGCAGGTCAAGTAAC